Proteins encoded in a region of the Triticum dicoccoides isolate Atlit2015 ecotype Zavitan chromosome 3A, WEW_v2.0, whole genome shotgun sequence genome:
- the LOC119273424 gene encoding uncharacterized protein LOC119273424, with protein MAEEIRFPIVILNASGINRFVRYAHIAPAPPLRTSVTGRRRDRGWAGGARGLARPTPRARRRCLASLRPRPLRRRCCSVVGWSCYRCRRGGDRRSRRRPLVTPRTCRLYWRVCRAVVVLRLREERRVECCIREVEDAVVAKRREACPLITAVDGGREYG; from the exons ATGGCCGAAGAGATAAGGTTTCCTATCGTCATCCTCAATGCATCTGGAATCAATCGATTTGTTCGGTATGCACATATAGCACCGGCACCGCCGCTGCGTACCAGTGTAACCGGGAGAAGGAGAGACCGGGGGTGGGCGGGTGGCGCCAGAGGGCTTGCTCGTCCAACGCCGCGCGCCAGAAGGCGCTGCCTGGCGTCGCTGCGTCCTCGGCCGCTGCGTCGACGTTGCTGTAGTGTCGTGGGCTGGTCGTGCTACCGGTGCCGCCGCGGTGGAGATCGCCGTTCTAGGCGCCGGCCATTGGTTACCCCGAGGACATGCCGCCTGTACTGGAGGGTATGCCGCGCTGTGGTCGTGCTCCGCCTGAGGGAGGAGCGCCGCGTCGAATGCTGCATCCGAGAGGTGGAGGACGCCGTCGTCGCCAAACGCCGAG AAGCATGTCCATTGATTACTGCTGTGGACGGAGGACGGGAATATGGCTAA